The nucleotide window CAAAAATTTTGGTGGGGCGTTGCATACGCAAAGGCGCCAAATTGGGAACACGGAAGCGGTcacagtagtaaatattttgcgttttattaacaatttctaatcagcatgacgagctgagtcgatttagccatgtctgtctaTCCGTCTGTCAGGTTTTTAAGATACGTCCTTTTCTCCACAAGGAACTActtatttgttggaaccgctGATATTGAACCggtatagcgtatagctgccatacaaactgaagttcttgtatggaaaacctttttctttgatgagatatcttcaacaAATTTGGCATGGCAATCTTGCAATTTCCGAAGGAATGCTTCAGATCTGttcgctatagcatatagctgccaaacaaattGTCTtatgaaaatcaagttcttttaaggataatttcgaatttttgaagGCTTATAATAGCTTTGGTGCAACGAACCTTTTGCGTGTGCACTCTAAAATTTTACTCAAAGTCAAACATTAAGGAAGTAATTTTTGACTCACAAAGTACTTATGTACGTACTTCATAAAATTGTTCGACTGGGTTCGTATTGTTGACAGTTTTGCACTGATTTAATTGTCAAAACGTTTgtgtaattttacaaatttcatagCACAATTCAATTTTATCGGACGTAATATTCAAAATGCAGAAGCATTTCATTGGAATTCTTGTACTTTCTGTGCTTGTGACCGCAGCACAATGTGGACCCGTTTTGATTTGGCATGCTGAAGTGTGAGTTgcgttatatttattataagtatatactgATATACTGATTTTCAATTTTCCCCTTTAGCCAACCGAAATCTGTGTTTCCAAGAATAAGTCAACATGAATTTATTAACGAAATAAAACCGTTACTGGAGACGAAGATGGTCGCAGCCTTTCTATATAAAACGGTATGCTGCTAATTAAAGAAAAGTTGTACAaaaattccattaaaaattatttaaatattaaagctAACCTTAAAGAGTTTCCGTTGCGAAGGCTGCTTCCCATTTCTAAGTCAACAAACACAGGCATTCTTCTACGCTAATGTTGAGCGACCTGAAAGAGCTCTTTTAACTCTAAATGTCACAGCACATTTAAAGGCTACCAACGAAGGAAATTTGGATGCTCCTTTATCGTGTAGAGTTGGGGCGTTATATACGATCTCATTGGATGTATTAAGCAGAGCGCAAAATCCAATGAGAAGTTGCGGtaaggaaattattttattatttattgaaaaggtGGAATATCCTCGTGGAACTTATTTACTTTAGAAGTCTTACCCCCCCTCTAAGATGTCTTTCAATGAATATTTAGTACTAAATATTGCGCACTTGTTTTACAGATGATGTCATAAAAGCCATAACGGATGCCTCAGGCTGCGGAGAAGTTGCCTACTTGTTCTTGGGTACTCAAGGTGAATCAGATGAACCAATCGGCCATCTTCACCAACACAACCAGCTCTCATTTTATTTCACGGAATTTCAGACGCAAACTGCAGACGAAGTAGAAACTATCCATTTGCAGAGTATGAACGTGTCCGGCACGGATCCCATATTGACAGTTGAGTTTCAAGCGAATAACACAAATGCCTCGCTGACCTTCAGTGTACTACTTAGCAATGGTTACTTCGAGATAAAATCGTTTAAATACAACGAAACGCAATATTACGTAACTGATCTGTATGCACCGCAAACCTCGTCGTATTCATGTGGTAAAATATCACTCCATAATGATAAGGAggcaattatattaaaaaggGTGCAATTGCAATATGATAAAGACACACGTGTTGGTGATTTCAGGTTTAAGGATGCCTGGACATGTGAAGCCTTCACATCGCCTGCCATTATATCTGGTATTTTTATCACTGCCATACTACTCACTGCTTTGTCCGTCGGTATTGGTATGCTGATGAGTGTGCAGTCACCAACTAAGTACGAATCGGCAACCGGACGTAATCTTTATATACACGTTAGAGATTGAAGTGCTTAACAAAGCTGCTGACTGATTTAATTTAGCAAtatacatttgttttgtttattaaaataattaaagaaaggaATATTGAtacttgaatttaaaaattaatcttactcatttaaaaactatttgcaaAGTTCGTCAACGGTTTGTGGTGTCAAGTTCATTTTTACTGTTTGTGGTCTCTATAACATGTAGTTTAAGATGGTTGACTGATTGGGCTATTCCACCCGGTCATATTTGCTGAAACTGACGATGGGTCTTCGGGCCATCATGAAGGCAACAGATCTACCTCTGTACGTGTAGAAGTATATATCGCTTATGTACTCGGTCGATCGCTCCCCGTTAACGATAGCAGGGATCATAAAGCCTTTATGGTCCGTGGAGGAGCTTTCATTTAAAAAGAAGAAGTCAGACTTAtgcaatatacaagtattcacTTCGCTCCCTCATTACTACTGCACTGGCAAATGACCTCTCTAACCTTGCCGTTCTCAAGATATTGGTATCTAAGTCACGACTCTGGAATTTCCATAAAACATTGTTTCCTGAagacaaaaaagtttgttaatgcaaaatattcacaaatttttacaattgaaaaagtttttctacGTGTTTTGTTTAGCGATCAAACAAGCTCAGGTGATCGATTTTCGAAGAACAATCCGGCACTCATCAAGACGCAATCTCCGCCGATTTGCGATAACGTATGAAATATTGTTACTTAATATACATTTGAATGCGATCGGCACTTCAATTAATGGTTGTTGCCTAATGAAAGTAATCACAGGCACCCGAAAACATAATAGTCGGCTTTCGAAAGTAAACGGCTATCTCCCGACTTTTCTCGCTTCTTCTCTGCAAGGAACTTGACACTCTCCTCCACTAAATCCGTCGCGATCATATTCACGAACTGGACGAAAGAGTACAGACTCCATCTTAACATTATAGTCGATGAAATCAAATTTCCGACTGCCAATAACCCTAAAGTGGTATGTGTTACATTCGAAAACCGGTGTTTCTCCGTGATAATTTGCAAGCTACAGAGCctcaacaaaatcctcaagtcgtgGTTCAtgggaaaaaaaaacaaaaaaaaacgttgttgacaacatacaaggcaattgGCCGGTCGTAAGCTACGTCGCACCGATATGGTTACTTGGATGTATGGAAACGCAGATGAAGAAGATTCAGACGTGTTAAAATACTACACTTCGAACTATAACAGAATGCTCTTGATGTATTCGATTGAACGTTTACACAGCGACGACCAGTCAAGAAACATAATGAGCTTCTCTCTAAGCAGTTTCTGCTGAAATATTTTGGCAGAAATCATTCTTGCTGTCGTCTGCTTGAAGCGAAGCTgcctcctaggaacatcaagagaTTTTTCCTTGATTACTTCGACAACACCGACTAgtcttcggacgcaactaactttagacacgcactgaccgccattcaaaGTGGAGCCATTAAACACCTTTACCGATTCTCTTTCAGAGAAAAGTGTAATTGGAGCAAAATCAAAACCCATTTCAGACAATAGCTTGAGTTGATACTACTGTTCGGGGTTTCCTGCAAGGCAGGTATGTCCAAAGGGATGCAATGAAACCCTATTACAGTGAAACTTCGATAAGTCGTAACCTCGATAAGCGAAAAAC belongs to Bactrocera dorsalis isolate Fly_Bdor chromosome 1, ASM2337382v1, whole genome shotgun sequence and includes:
- the LOC105231147 gene encoding V-type proton ATPase subunit S1 — its product is MQKHFIGILVLSVLVTAAQCGPVLIWHAEVQPKSVFPRISQHEFINEIKPLLETKMVAAFLYKTLTLKSFRCEGCFPFLSQQTQAFFYANVERPERALLTLNVTAHLKATNEGNLDAPLSCRVGALYTISLDVLSRAQNPMRSCDDVIKAITDASGCGEVAYLFLGTQGESDEPIGHLHQHNQLSFYFTEFQTQTADEVETIHLQSMNVSGTDPILTVEFQANNTNASLTFSVLLSNGYFEIKSFKYNETQYYVTDLYAPQTSSYSCGKISLHNDKEAIILKRVQLQYDKDTRVGDFRFKDAWTCEAFTSPAIISGIFITAILLTALSVGIGMLMSVQSPTKYESATGRNLYIHVRD